In Plantibacter sp. PA-3-X8, one DNA window encodes the following:
- a CDS encoding ABC transporter substrate-binding protein — MPHAFARPNVRRGSTLLAAVIATALALAGCSAATGDTGSTTASTDGVIIEHAHGETVIPEKPERIVALGWMTPDIVAALGTNPVGIEEVWGAGESGYQPWFEDYVSEAYGEMPEIIPFTDDGPNYEAIKSLKPDLILSLYSGVTDIEYERLTEIAPTVPYIEGPWNPGTWEGMTRTVGKAMSEEAKAEELIGETEDLITSLADAHPEFDDKSFVWGLTLNEGGTDLGVYLEYDPRVRITEALGFTSTSAMDSFLASAEGDNWYTGVSLEQLYDVDADLFAAWGGSAEEGTYTVENAVVSRWAPIAAGSYVIYADAAKASAISAPTVLSLQYVLPGYVDDLAAALQGEPTIDGK; from the coding sequence ATGCCGCACGCTTTCGCGCGCCCGAACGTCCGCCGAGGATCCACCCTCCTCGCCGCCGTCATCGCCACCGCTCTCGCCCTCGCCGGATGTTCGGCCGCCACCGGCGACACCGGATCGACGACGGCATCGACCGACGGCGTCATCATCGAACACGCCCACGGTGAGACCGTCATCCCGGAGAAGCCGGAACGGATCGTGGCTCTCGGGTGGATGACGCCTGACATCGTCGCCGCCCTCGGCACCAACCCCGTCGGCATCGAAGAGGTCTGGGGTGCCGGTGAGAGCGGCTACCAGCCCTGGTTCGAGGACTACGTCTCCGAGGCGTACGGCGAGATGCCCGAGATCATCCCCTTCACGGACGACGGCCCGAACTACGAGGCGATCAAGTCCCTGAAGCCCGACCTGATCCTCAGCCTCTACTCCGGTGTCACCGACATCGAATACGAGCGGCTCACCGAGATCGCCCCGACCGTCCCCTACATCGAGGGACCCTGGAACCCGGGCACCTGGGAGGGCATGACCCGCACCGTCGGGAAGGCGATGTCGGAGGAGGCCAAGGCCGAGGAGCTCATCGGCGAGACCGAGGACCTCATCACCTCCCTCGCCGACGCACACCCCGAGTTCGACGACAAGAGCTTCGTCTGGGGCCTCACCCTGAACGAGGGCGGGACGGACCTCGGCGTCTACCTCGAGTACGACCCGCGGGTCCGCATCACCGAAGCGCTCGGCTTCACCTCGACGTCGGCGATGGACAGCTTCCTCGCGAGCGCCGAGGGCGACAACTGGTACACCGGCGTCAGCCTCGAGCAGCTCTACGACGTGGACGCCGACCTGTTCGCCGCGTGGGGTGGAAGTGCCGAGGAAGGGACGTACACGGTCGAGAACGCCGTGGTGTCGCGCTGGGCGCCGATCGCCGCCGGGTCCTACGTGATCTACGCCGACGCCGCCAAGGCCTCGGCCATCAGCGCGCCGACCGTCCTGTCCCTGCAGTACGTCCTGCCCGGCTACGTCGACGACCTCGCAGCGGCGCTGCAGGGCGAGCCGACCATCGACGGCAAGTGA
- a CDS encoding AraC family transcriptional regulator — MSPYSRIDWDASPEHPSSVAEPYLMGTGVVTDEDTGSRPLSPPHRHPDAMLAWCYRGTVWVHLPNAMWRLAPGQGVWIPAHTPHTAHHERDSTGCYTYLPATSLIAPVETVTQVLVPRAVQEMLLHLGINDMPTDLRVRAQAVLIEMLQQPAPETADGWGEIPMPSDDRVRPLVRAILADPGDLRGARELFDVHGLHERTVLRIFQHDTGMSFARWRTGVRMTLAARLIIDGMPIGAAAHRCGYASSSAFSASFRARFGMTPREYVARVQADPAHQLYWR; from the coding sequence TTGAGCCCGTACAGCCGGATCGACTGGGACGCGAGCCCCGAGCATCCTTCGTCGGTCGCCGAACCGTATCTGATGGGCACCGGTGTCGTCACCGACGAGGACACCGGGAGTCGCCCGCTCTCGCCACCGCACCGTCATCCGGACGCCATGCTCGCCTGGTGCTACCGCGGCACCGTGTGGGTGCATCTCCCGAACGCGATGTGGCGCCTCGCACCGGGTCAGGGCGTCTGGATCCCAGCACACACGCCGCACACCGCGCACCACGAGCGCGACTCCACCGGGTGCTACACCTACCTCCCCGCCACCTCGCTGATCGCGCCCGTCGAGACCGTCACCCAGGTCCTGGTCCCGCGTGCGGTGCAGGAGATGTTGCTCCACCTCGGGATCAACGACATGCCGACCGACCTCCGGGTCCGTGCGCAGGCGGTCCTCATCGAGATGCTGCAGCAGCCCGCGCCGGAGACGGCGGACGGCTGGGGCGAGATCCCGATGCCGTCCGACGATCGTGTCCGTCCGCTCGTCCGTGCGATCCTCGCCGATCCGGGTGACCTCCGGGGCGCGCGCGAGCTGTTCGACGTGCACGGCCTCCACGAGCGCACCGTGCTGCGGATCTTCCAGCACGACACCGGGATGAGTTTCGCCCGGTGGCGGACGGGCGTCCGGATGACGCTGGCGGCGCGGCTGATCATCGACGGCATGCCGATCGGGGCGGCCGCGCACCGGTGCGGGTACGCGTCCTCGAGCGCCTTCTCCGCGAGCTTCCGAGCCCGGTTCGGCATGACCCCTCGGGAGTACGTGGCACGGGTGCAGGCGGACCCCGCCCACCAGCTCTACTGGCGCTGA
- a CDS encoding AAA family ATPase: MSPKLYFVIGPAGSGKSTVSTLIAERVSAAYLDKDSVATFFTETLLEAAGTDKHERDNNEYYQRVVMDLEYRTLLRLAGDNLRLGMSVVLDAPFVRYFPQSGFLEEAASEHSWPQEVDIVVVHVTVDGTRVKDRVHARGYERDTWKLANWDEFWATAQAAECRWRGAHHILFDNSADGEAAERLDEALAALA; encoded by the coding sequence CATCGGCCCCGCGGGGTCAGGGAAGTCGACGGTGAGCACGCTCATCGCCGAGCGGGTGTCGGCGGCCTACCTCGACAAGGACTCGGTGGCGACCTTCTTCACCGAGACCCTCCTCGAGGCCGCCGGCACCGACAAGCACGAACGGGACAACAACGAGTACTACCAGCGGGTCGTGATGGACCTCGAGTACCGGACCCTCCTCCGGCTCGCCGGAGACAACCTCAGACTCGGCATGTCGGTCGTCCTCGACGCACCGTTCGTGCGGTACTTCCCGCAGAGTGGGTTCCTCGAGGAGGCGGCGAGCGAGCACTCGTGGCCGCAGGAGGTCGACATCGTCGTCGTGCACGTGACCGTCGACGGTACCCGGGTCAAGGATCGCGTGCACGCCAGAGGCTATGAGCGGGACACCTGGAAACTGGCGAACTGGGACGAGTTCTGGGCGACCGCGCAGGCGGCCGAGTGCCGATGGCGCGGAGCCCACCACATCCTGTTCGACAACAGCGCCGACGGCGAAGCCGCCGAACGCCTCGACGAAGCGCTCGCCGCCCTGGCGTGA